The Octopus sinensis unplaced genomic scaffold, ASM634580v1 Contig14832, whole genome shotgun sequence genome window below encodes:
- the LOC115230193 gene encoding tigger transposable element-derived protein 4-like: MFHNLRSDISRKQYLKFAEIDDNTIAWVNSMDLKGAILNDRIITEKAKAFALNLGITEFKGSKGWLVKFKKRNGLKLRNMHGESATPNFDPNLVSDFIELIKNKISLYGAQNVYNADETGLFYKMIPSKSVCKTIKSGYKVLKDRVSVMLCRNVDGTDKRTFLLIGLFKNPRCFKNFDIKKYVIYSNSKRAWMDSRIFNQFLLKWEMELRKQDRKILFVVDQSPAHKVNFMKFTLGID; the protein is encoded by the coding sequence ATGTTTCATAACCTAAGATCTGACATTTCCCGCAAACAATATTTAAAGTTTGCTGAAATCGATGATAATACTATTGCTTGGGTCAATTCAATGGATCTTAAAGGAGCCATTTTAAATGATAGGATTATTACTGAGAAAGCAAAAGCCTTTGCATTGAATCTCGGGATTACTGAATTCAAAGGAAGCAAAGGGTGGTTAGTTAAATTTAAAAAGAGGAATGGTTTGAAATTACGCAATATGCATGGAGAATCTGCAACTCCAAATTTTGACCCTAATTTAGTATCAGATTTCATTgaattaatcaaaaataaaatcagtctttACGGAGCTCAAAATGTTTATAATGCCGATGAAACTGGCTTATTTTACAAAATGATACCGTCTAAGAGTGTTTGTAAAACCATTAAATCTGGCTATAAAGTCCTGAAAGACAGAGTTTCTGTTATGTTATGTAGAAATGTTGACGGTACAGATAAGCGAACATTCTTACTAATTGGGTTGTTTAAAAATCCAAGATGTTTCAAGAATTTCGATATcaaaaaatatgttatatattcaaattcaaaGAGAGCATGGATGGATAgcagaatttttaatcaatttctaTTAAAATGGGAAATGGAATTGCGAAAACAAGATAGAAAAATTTTGTTTGTTGTAGATCAATCTCCTGCACATAAGGTGAATTTCATGAAATTTACATTAGGTATTGATTGA